The genomic window ACCTATTAGCAATCCATTGGCAATTCTCAACAACatagaaaacaatttaaaacaggCCAAGGGACCAGTAGCTAAAATtatattagaaaaattttataaaatattccaaTCGAATCAAGGCCTGCAAGTTATAAAAAAAGTTGCCGCAATTGTGAATGGCGAAAAGTTTGTGGAATTACCAGAAAATATAGCTATAAATGAAGTTGAGGTTTTGAATTGGGCACCATTGGTATCTGTAGATGTTGAGAGGACAGTTAATTCCTTCAAAGATATGCTTCGGGATAATCGCATGAGATTACTgcccgaaaatttcaaaatgcattTAGTAGCATTGTGCTACTATGAAACCACCATATGCGAAAGCAATCAACCagtttaaatatgtaaatatttttgaatatatatgcatacatgtatttacaatgtacattgtacatatcgAGTATTGTCGGATTGTACACCCATACTTAAATATGTACCAAACAAGACTAAAAAATAAAtgccttttttttgcctttttttaaaactaaatttgCCTATTTCTCAGGTTTTAGCGCCTATAAATCCTATCCCTGTTCATAACACACAATATTCCACTTCTGAAacagtttataaatttttgtgtagaAATTAAATCGAACGTCACTTTTCCAACAGATGTACATGACAAACAGGCTtaacttaaaaataataaaacagtaacaaaattttaaatagtatTTTGTGTAAAATAACTGTAATGTATCGTTTAGGTATATTTTCAAAATACATTTCAACGCATAATTTGaccaaattttgtaattttcaactaaaaatgtgaggcatatGACGCTACCTACAAAACTTACAAGACAGcttattttatatgtaaaattttcataatCAATAGAAATCATCATCGTATTCAGCGGCgtttgatttttgatttttgactTGATCTTGATTGCGATACATGTAAGCAACTTGTTGAGCAGATGTAGCATCCTCTGCCGATTTATCCTCTCTTATGCGTATAAAGCGAGGAAATCTCAACGATATACCTTTCTCTGGATCAATAACACCAATACCAGCCTTGTGTACAGGGCTTAATGAAAGATCTGCACATTTTACTTCCCACACTTGTATCGCCTCGAACCACGTATCTGGCGCTAGTGCGTTATCAAACCTATAATAGGATTTTGGTGCTGGTATTATGTGCTCTTTGAAGAATTTGGCATGTGCATTTAGATCCTCATCGCTAAGACCTTGAGATAATTTtatgaaatatgtatattaaaaatattacagGAAATTATTATCATTACCTGtgccaattttacaaatactttGATATTCTTCATTTTCCTCGTCATAACACGCAAGCAGAAAACCACCATATACTCCTGTGCGCTTGCCTTTTCCTATGTAGCCACCGATAACTACAAGATCTAGAGAGTCGCCAACGCCTGTCAAATAATCCTTTTTCAGTTTTAACCATTTATGTGATCGTTTCGCAATTTCATAAGAAGCGTCATTATCCAGCGACTTGATCATAAGACCCTCACAATTTCCTAAAATCAAAGCATGTCTTACATATTTTACATAAAGTGGAAACAATCTTGCAACTAACCTTTAATCGAACTTTCCAAAAATACTTGTATTTCATCAGGATCGTTAGTGTCAAGCGATGTGGCAAATTGGAACTCTCCCTCGATTTCGTTAAAATTGTCCTTTAATAATTGCCTCCGTTCAATGAAATCCTTAGATGTTAGTGCTTCGCCATTTAGATACAACAAATCAAAAGCATAAACGCAGACTTGTACTTTAATCTCCTCTAAATCAACATTTTTCCGTTTCCTAGTACTGAGTACTTGGAAAGGTAGGATTTGCTTTTGCTCAATATCCCAAGCAACAACTTCGCTATCAACAATGTATGAGTGTACGCTCTCctttttgaactttttaattccATTTATTATATCAGGatattttgttgtattattttcttGATTACGCGAGTATATATTTACACATCCATCTTTATTGCCATGTATTTGGGCACGTTCACCATCATATTTCCATTCACATGTAATGTTGCCCTTCAAACGGTCCATCACCTCAGATACACCACGCGTAGGATGGGCCAACATTGGTTTCAATGGTACTCCAGGTTCCATTGTACAATACTTTAGCATATCATCAATACCATGAGTGAGAAGGGTGGAGATAATTTTGTCGAAATTCGGGCATTGGCTGCAGTGTAAAATGatgtaaaatatatatgtatgctaatatttatataagtaaatttatataaGTAAACGGCTGATTGACTGTGTTGTATCTTATAAGAATGTACTCTGATAACAGCAAAAGAAAGGTGGAATAATTTTCCATGTAAAGCCTTAAACTCAATAGGCCTCGTGTCCTTTCTCGCCAAGACTATACAATGGAAGACCACTCAGCATAAGTAAGTGGAACTCCTAACAGCCAAGTTCCTGCTAACGGTTAGCGAGAAAAATAATAATATCTATTGATAGtcgtaagtaagaccaactgaaccttaatcaggttatgctacgcctcacatttttagaaatttcacgcgcccaatgcttttatttaattgtctgatcaacgccctagattgatgaggagtgtgatgactagtacctaggacctacctaattattttctatcttttagtattattattacttaatgtaagtattgctttcaataaaaccgtttaacttaaaaaaattttttttatttattttattatactgaaatttcactagcaaaatttgaatttttgcgcTCCAAAGTTTTCTGACGTCACCTctaacgggaaatgaatttttgtaatgaaatttcactaacaaaatttaaacttatgtgctccaaagtattttgacatctcttctaacgggactagaatttttatactgaaatttcaccagcaaaatttgaatttaagtgctccaaagtattctgacgtcacttctaacgggaaatgaatttttgtaatgaaatttcactaacaaaatttgaacttctgtgctccaaagtattttgacgtctcttctaacgggactagaatttttatactgaaatttcactagcaaaatttgaatttatgtgctccaaagtattccgACCTCTACCGGGaaaagaatttttgtaatgaaatttcactaaaaaaaatttgaacttatgtgctccaaagtattctgacgtctcttctaacgggactagaatttttatactcaaattTCACTAGCCAagtttgaacttatgtgctccaaagtattttgatgtcacttctaccgggaaattaattgtttactaaaatttcactaacaaaatttgaacttatgtgctccaaagtattttgacgtctcttctaacaggacttgaatttttatactgaaatttcactatcAAAATTTGAATGtttgtgctccaaagtattctgacgtcacttctaacaggaaatgaatttttgtaatgaaatttcactaacaaaatttgaacttatgtgcgccaaagtattttgacgtctcttctaacgggactagaatttttatactgaaatttcactagcaaaatttgaatttttgtactccaaagtattctgacgtcacttctaacgggaaatgaatttttgtaatgaaatttcactaacaagatttgaacttatgtgctccaaagtattttgacgtctcttctaacgggactagaatttttatactgaaatttcactagcaaaatttgaatttttgtactccaaagtattctgacgtcacttctaacgggaaatgaatttttgtaatgaaaattcactaacaaaatttgaacttatgtgctccaaagtattttgacgtctaccgggaaatgaatttttgtaatgaaatttcactaaaaaaaatttgaacttatgtgctccaaagtattttgacgtctcttctaacgggactagaatttttatactgaaatttcactagcaaaatttgaatttttgtactccaaagtattctgacgtcacttctaacgggaaatgaatttttgtaatgaaatttcactaacaaaatttgaacttatgtgctccaaagtattttgacgtttcttttaacgggacttgaatttttatactgaaattacactaccaaaatttgaatttatgtgctccaaagtattctgacgtcacttctaaagggaaatgaatttttttaatgaaatgtcactaacaaaatttgaacttatgtgctccaaagtatttgacgtcacttctagcgggaaatgaattttttacagaaatttcaataacaaaatttgaacttatgtgctccaaagtattttgatgtcacttctaccggactgtatctAATActtgttcaaagagccaaatcggacagacaagtacgatttttttgaatatctcattttttgcgacacctagcctgaattttttttactaaagcggtttctatttctgtatgtcaaatatgatttccaaatatgagccaaatcggaccataaatacgatttttgtgaatatctcgatccttgcaccacctagcggcgattttttcataggtcgctttctattcatgtatgtataatgtgttccaaatatgagccaaatcggaccacaaatacgatttttgtgaatatctcgacccatgcgccgcctagcggcgattttttcttattattgcattgtcatcgggttctgaactatattccaagtttcaagcttgtagcttatcggaaagtcacttaaattttaattacaaaattcgcgctggccgtgcagcctgtcaagtcaacctaaataaaaccgtttaaaaaggctaTGGGCACCGTACGCTACTTGACTGCTGTATATACGACGACTAGCAGAGTTTAATTGCGAAGGTGAAAAAGATAGCATGCCATTGCATGTAAGACGCAATCAACAGAGCAATCGCAACTTCCGCGAAgacgataaaaaatttaaacattatcTGGCTTAACTTGCTAGATTATGTTACGCGAATGTATGAAGACACTCCGCCCCAGATTTGTGTATCAAAGCAATAGTCGTATTGGTTTAGCAG from Eurosta solidaginis isolate ZX-2024a chromosome 3, ASM4086904v1, whole genome shotgun sequence includes these protein-coding regions:
- the DNAlig1 gene encoding DNA ligase 1 isoform X1; amino-acid sequence: MAQRSITLVISCIGNKLLNVNCSKTSVFRSFFKPAAGGNTEDAVSAKRSRQESPQSKAKNGEPDKKVKRKSDVSPKNEIKRGPKLNGASKKTKETPTKSIESPKSKPSSSPLKHEIPKIAAIFKTQDDKKEVTECQDKEQQQQREHTTNKDAVTNVKKISVESNQCGAEYNPAAVKYHPIKDAYWNDNQNTPYLALARTFELIEDTKGRYAMVEILANFLSSVLLLNPDDLLYCIYLSINQLAPAYEGVELGVAETTLMKVIAVSTGRELKFIKTQTQEIGDLGIVAERSRVSQRMMFTPKPLTVQNVYQKLRTIAKSSGKAKSPIIHDLFVASRYSEARYIIRSLIGKMRIGIAEKSLFQALATALVHSRAYDEKTKKKKQSEGDKKKDIEDITFILKTAYCQCPNFDKIISTLLTHGIDDMLKYCTMEPGVPLKPMLAHPTRGVSEVMDRLKGNITCEWKYDGERAQIHGNKDGCVNIYSRNQENNTTKYPDIINGIKKFKKESVHSYIVDSEVVAWDIEQKQILPFQVLSTRKRKNVDLEEIKVQVCVYAFDLLYLNGEALTSKDFIERRQLLKDNFNEIEGEFQFATSLDTNDPDEIQVFLESSIKGNCEGLMIKSLDNDASYEIAKRSHKWLKLKKDYLTGVGDSLDLVVIGGYIGKGKRTGVYGGFLLACYDEENEEYQSICKIGTGLSDEDLNAHAKFFKEHIIPAPKSYYRFDNALAPDTWFEAIQVWEVKCADLSLSPVHKAGIGVIDPEKGISLRFPRFIRIREDKSAEDATSAQQVAYMYRNQDQVKNQKSNAAEYDDDFY
- the DNAlig1 gene encoding DNA ligase 1 isoform X2 encodes the protein MAQRSITSFFKPAAGGNTEDAVSAKRSRQESPQSKAKNGEPDKKVKRKSDVSPKNEIKRGPKLNGASKKTKETPTKSIESPKSKPSSSPLKHEIPKIAAIFKTQDDKKEVTECQDKEQQQQREHTTNKDAVTNVKKISVESNQCGAEYNPAAVKYHPIKDAYWNDNQNTPYLALARTFELIEDTKGRYAMVEILANFLSSVLLLNPDDLLYCIYLSINQLAPAYEGVELGVAETTLMKVIAVSTGRELKFIKTQTQEIGDLGIVAERSRVSQRMMFTPKPLTVQNVYQKLRTIAKSSGKAKSPIIHDLFVASRYSEARYIIRSLIGKMRIGIAEKSLFQALATALVHSRAYDEKTKKKKQSEGDKKKDIEDITFILKTAYCQCPNFDKIISTLLTHGIDDMLKYCTMEPGVPLKPMLAHPTRGVSEVMDRLKGNITCEWKYDGERAQIHGNKDGCVNIYSRNQENNTTKYPDIINGIKKFKKESVHSYIVDSEVVAWDIEQKQILPFQVLSTRKRKNVDLEEIKVQVCVYAFDLLYLNGEALTSKDFIERRQLLKDNFNEIEGEFQFATSLDTNDPDEIQVFLESSIKGNCEGLMIKSLDNDASYEIAKRSHKWLKLKKDYLTGVGDSLDLVVIGGYIGKGKRTGVYGGFLLACYDEENEEYQSICKIGTGLSDEDLNAHAKFFKEHIIPAPKSYYRFDNALAPDTWFEAIQVWEVKCADLSLSPVHKAGIGVIDPEKGISLRFPRFIRIREDKSAEDATSAQQVAYMYRNQDQVKNQKSNAAEYDDDFY